CGGTCTCCTCGATCGGGTGGGTGAGTGTCCAGCGGATGCGGGGAGCGGGGCGGTCCGGCCGGGGTCGGGGGACCGGAGCGCCGAGAACGGCACCCGTCGAGAACGTCGTTCGCGCGCCTGACCGCGTCTCGGTAGCGGGCGACGACATCGTCCACGCTGTCCGTCGGCGCGGCGCGGAACGTCGCCTGCCGGTCGGGGACGTCGTCCCCGAGGAACTTTGACCGCTCGACGTACGTCAGGTGGTCGGGCAGGTTCGTGCCCGACCTGCCCAACCACGGCTGTTCGCACCTGCGGCTCGGGGGCGCCGTCGCCTTCGTGGCGATCGAGGTTCGGAGGCAGTCGAGAAAGCCGGGCAAGACCTCGACCTCACTGCTTCCGGCCAGGGCGGCGGGGTGTCGCCACGGCCATCGCGGCGTGTGGTGCTGGGCAACAGTGGTCGCCTTCCTTATTGGGGGCCTGCCGCCGTGTCAGGCGGTGCGGCGGATGAGAAGGACGTGGTCGGTGACCTCGGCGGTGTGCCCGCCTGGTCCGGTCGCGGTCCGGGGGGTGCCGGCCCGCTCGACCGTCCATGTCCTCGGGGCCAGATCGATACCGGCGGCGACCTTCCGTGGGCTCGGGTGCCGGGTGTCAGCGCCCTGATTCCTCGACCACGGCGCGGCCGAGCCGTGGTCGACTGCCAGCAGCCGCCCGCCCGGGCCCAGTGCGTGCGCGGCCGAGTGCAGGACGGTTACCCGGCCCAGGGCACCGGGGGTGTGCAGGTAGTGGGCGGAGAACGGTCGAACCCGCCGGGCGGGAAAGACCTGTGCAGGTCGTGTCGCACGGTGGTGACGCGATCGCCCAGGCAGTGTGAGCGGGCGAGGGCGGCAGGCCGCTCGACCGCCACGGCCGAGATGTCGGCGGCGGTGACCTGCCACCCCTGGCCGGCGAGCCACAGCGCGTCGCCGCCGTAGCCGCATCCGACGTCCAACGCGTCACCGGGCGGCAGGCCCGTCACCGTCTCGGTGAGGCGAGCGTTCGGTTGTGGGTTGCAAGTTGCCGGTCCGGGCGCGTAGATGCCGTCCCCGAAGGCGACCGCACCGGTGGTGCTCATCGGAACTCCTTGTGTCAGAAGGCGCTCAGTCTTGCCGGGCGTACCAGAAACTGGCACGCAAACTTGCGGTAATGGCAAGATGGCCCCATGGATCCCAAGACGGATGAAGACGTGCTCGACGCGGTGGGGCCACGGCTGCGTGCGCTGCGTCGTGACCGCGGCATCACCCTCGCCGAGCTCTCGGCAACGACCGGCGTGTCGGAGAGCACCCTGTCCCGGCTGGAGGGCGGGCAGCGCCGGGCGAGCCTGGAACTGCTGCTGCCGCTGGCCCGTACCTACGACGTTCCGTTGGACGATCTCGTCGGTGCCCCGCGCACTGGCGACCCCCGGA
This DNA window, taken from Streptomyces griseus subsp. griseus, encodes the following:
- a CDS encoding DUF664 domain-containing protein, whose amino-acid sequence is MSSPATETRSGARTTFSTGAVLGAPVPRPRPDRPAPRIRWTLTHPIEETGRHAGHADILRELSDGMTGR